In the Streptomyces formicae genome, one interval contains:
- a CDS encoding acetyl/propionyl/methylcrotonyl-CoA carboxylase subunit alpha, producing the protein MIASLLVANRGEIACRVFRTCRELGIGTVAVYSDADADALHVREADAAVRLPGAAPADTYLRGELIVKAAQAAGADAVHPGYGFLSENADFARAVIDAGLVWIGPPPEAIEAMASKTRAKELMGIEPLKDVTEGDLPVLVKAASGGGGRGMRVVRELSALEGELAAARAEAVSAFGDGEVFVEPFVEGGRHIEVQIMADAHGTVWPLGTRDCTLQRRHQKVIEESPAPGLPPELVEELHAQAVRAARVTEYRGAGTVEFLVAEGRAHFLEMNTRLQVEHPVTEAVFGIDLVAAQIRIAEGHPLAAEPPVARGHAVEARLYAEDPAADWAPQTGTLHRLTVPGVRLDTGYAAGDSIGVHYDAMLAKAVAHAPTRAEAVRKLAGALERAAVHGPVTNRDLLVRSLRHPEFTGARMDTGFYDRHLADLAAAAPDPHAPLAAALADAHGRSRFGGWRNLRSQGSVKRYRSEPDGTEHEVRYDHTRDGLTAEGVRVLVATSARVVLEVDGVRREFEIARYGEGGDDRVHVGTPRGVTVLTALPLLPEPTARREPGSLLAPMPGTVVRVAEGLTEGARVTAGQPLVWLEAMKMEHRVSAPASGTLTALHAAPGHQVEVGALLAVVQEEESV; encoded by the coding sequence ATGATTGCCTCCCTGTTGGTCGCCAACCGGGGCGAGATCGCCTGCCGCGTCTTCCGCACCTGCCGGGAGCTGGGCATCGGCACGGTCGCCGTGTACTCCGACGCGGACGCGGACGCCCTGCACGTACGCGAGGCCGATGCGGCGGTACGGCTGCCGGGGGCCGCGCCCGCCGACACGTACCTGCGCGGCGAGCTGATCGTGAAGGCCGCGCAGGCGGCCGGCGCGGACGCCGTCCACCCCGGCTACGGCTTCCTCTCCGAGAACGCCGACTTCGCGCGCGCCGTCATCGACGCGGGCCTGGTCTGGATCGGCCCGCCGCCCGAGGCGATCGAGGCCATGGCGTCCAAGACGCGCGCCAAGGAACTGATGGGCATCGAGCCGCTCAAGGACGTCACCGAGGGCGACCTGCCCGTCCTGGTGAAGGCGGCGTCCGGTGGCGGCGGACGCGGCATGCGTGTCGTGCGAGAACTGTCTGCTCTGGAAGGCGAGTTGGCGGCCGCGCGCGCCGAGGCGGTCAGCGCCTTCGGGGACGGTGAGGTCTTCGTCGAGCCGTTCGTCGAGGGCGGGCGGCACATAGAGGTGCAGATCATGGCCGACGCGCACGGCACGGTGTGGCCGCTCGGCACCCGCGACTGCACGCTCCAGCGCCGCCACCAGAAGGTCATCGAGGAATCCCCGGCGCCCGGACTGCCCCCGGAGCTCGTCGAGGAACTGCACGCGCAGGCCGTGCGGGCCGCGCGCGTCACGGAGTACCGGGGCGCGGGCACGGTGGAGTTCCTCGTCGCGGAAGGCCGGGCGCACTTCCTGGAGATGAACACCCGGCTCCAGGTCGAACACCCCGTCACCGAGGCGGTGTTCGGAATCGACCTGGTGGCGGCGCAGATCCGGATCGCCGAGGGGCACCCGCTCGCGGCGGAGCCGCCCGTCGCGCGCGGGCACGCCGTCGAGGCCCGTCTCTACGCCGAGGATCCGGCGGCGGACTGGGCCCCGCAGACCGGAACGCTGCACCGCCTGACCGTGCCCGGGGTGCGCCTGGACACCGGGTACGCGGCGGGTGACAGCATCGGCGTGCACTACGACGCCATGCTCGCCAAGGCCGTCGCGCACGCCCCCACCCGCGCCGAGGCCGTGCGCAAGCTCGCCGGGGCGCTGGAACGGGCGGCGGTGCACGGTCCGGTGACAAATCGCGACCTGCTCGTACGCTCCCTGCGGCACCCCGAGTTCACCGGCGCCCGCATGGACACCGGCTTCTACGACCGGCACCTCGCCGACCTCGCGGCCGCCGCCCCCGACCCGCACGCGCCCCTGGCCGCCGCCCTCGCGGACGCGCACGGCCGTTCCCGGTTCGGCGGCTGGCGCAACCTCCGCTCACAGGGCAGCGTCAAGCGCTACCGCAGCGAGCCCGACGGCACCGAGCACGAGGTCCGCTACGACCACACGCGGGACGGCCTGACCGCCGAAGGGGTGCGGGTCCTCGTCGCGACATCGGCTCGCGTCGTGCTCGAAGTCGACGGCGTACGACGGGAGTTCGAGATCGCGCGGTACGGCGAGGGCGGTGACGACCGCGTCCACGTCGGCACGCCCCGAGGCGTCACCGTCCTCACCGCGCTGCCGCTGCTCCCCGAGCCGACCGCCCGCCGCGAGCCAGGATCGCTGCTCGCCCCGATGCCCGGCACCGTCGTCCGCGTCGCCGAAGGGCTCACCGAAGGGGCGCGGGTCACCGCCGGGCAGCCCCTCGTCTGGCTGGAGGCCATGAAGATGGAGCACCGCGTCTCCGCTCCCGCCTCCGGAACGCTCACCGCCCTGCACGCCGCCCCCGGCCATCAGGTCGAGGTCGGCGCGCTGCTCGCCGTCGTACAGGAGGAAGAGTCCGTATGA
- a CDS encoding acyl-CoA carboxylase subunit beta yields the protein MTVLASSLDPASTEYAEHREAMLARLDELGTEQAKALAGGGEKYVQRHYKRGKLLARERIELLLDPDTPFLELSPLAAWGSDYPVGASMVTGIGVVEGVECLITANDPTVRGGASNPWTLKKAFRAHEIGHANRLPSIHLVESGGADLPSQKEIFIPGGALFKHLTQSSAAGIPTVAVVFGNSTAGGAYVPGMSDHVIMVKERAKVFLGGPPLVKMATGEESDDESLGGAEMHARTSGLADYLAEDEHDALRQARRVVSRLNWRKEYADPDPVSVAEPKYDQDELLGIVPGDLKKPFDPREVIARIVDGSDFDEFKPLYGPSLVTGWAALHGYPVGILANAQGVLFSEESQKAAQFIQLANQRDIPLLFLHNTTGYMVGKEYEQGGIIKHGAMMINAVSNSRVPHLSVLMGASYGAGHYGMCGRAYDPRFLFAWPSAKSAVMGPQQLAGVLSIVARQSAAAKGQPYDDEADAALRAMVEQQIESESLPMFLSGRLYDDGVIDPRDTRTVLGLCLSAIHTAPYEGARGGFGVFRM from the coding sequence GTGACCGTCCTCGCCTCCTCGCTCGACCCCGCGAGCACCGAGTACGCCGAGCATCGAGAGGCCATGCTCGCCAGGCTCGACGAGCTCGGCACCGAGCAGGCCAAGGCCCTCGCGGGTGGGGGTGAGAAGTACGTCCAACGCCACTACAAGCGCGGCAAGTTGCTGGCGCGCGAGCGCATCGAGCTGCTGCTCGACCCGGACACGCCGTTCCTGGAGCTGTCGCCGCTGGCGGCCTGGGGCAGCGACTACCCCGTGGGCGCCTCGATGGTCACGGGCATCGGCGTCGTCGAGGGCGTCGAGTGCCTGATCACCGCCAACGACCCGACCGTACGCGGCGGTGCGAGCAACCCGTGGACGCTGAAGAAGGCGTTCCGGGCGCATGAGATCGGGCACGCCAACCGGCTGCCCTCGATCCACCTCGTGGAGTCCGGCGGCGCCGATCTGCCCTCGCAGAAGGAGATCTTCATCCCGGGAGGCGCCCTCTTCAAGCACCTCACGCAGTCGTCGGCCGCCGGGATCCCCACCGTCGCCGTCGTCTTCGGCAACTCCACGGCGGGCGGCGCCTACGTGCCCGGCATGAGCGACCACGTGATCATGGTCAAGGAGCGCGCGAAGGTCTTCCTCGGAGGGCCGCCGCTGGTGAAGATGGCGACCGGCGAGGAGAGCGACGACGAGTCGCTGGGCGGCGCCGAGATGCACGCCCGCACCTCGGGCCTCGCCGACTACCTCGCCGAGGACGAGCACGACGCGCTGCGCCAGGCCCGCAGGGTCGTATCGCGCCTCAACTGGCGCAAGGAGTACGCCGATCCGGACCCGGTGTCCGTGGCGGAGCCCAAGTACGACCAGGACGAGCTGCTCGGCATCGTCCCCGGCGACCTGAAGAAGCCCTTCGACCCGCGCGAGGTGATCGCGCGGATCGTCGACGGCTCGGACTTCGACGAGTTCAAGCCGCTGTACGGGCCGAGCCTGGTCACGGGCTGGGCCGCGCTGCACGGCTACCCCGTCGGCATCCTCGCCAACGCGCAGGGCGTGCTCTTCAGCGAGGAGTCCCAGAAGGCGGCGCAGTTCATCCAGTTGGCCAATCAGCGGGACATCCCGCTGCTGTTCCTGCACAACACCACCGGCTACATGGTCGGCAAGGAGTACGAGCAGGGCGGCATCATCAAACACGGCGCGATGATGATCAACGCGGTCAGCAACTCGCGGGTGCCGCACCTGTCTGTCCTCATGGGCGCCTCCTACGGCGCGGGGCACTACGGCATGTGCGGGCGCGCCTACGACCCCCGCTTCCTCTTCGCCTGGCCGAGCGCCAAGTCGGCGGTGATGGGCCCGCAGCAGCTCGCGGGGGTGCTCTCCATCGTCGCCCGCCAGTCCGCCGCCGCGAAGGGGCAGCCCTACGACGACGAGGCGGACGCCGCGCTGCGCGCCATGGTGGAGCAGCAGATCGAGTCCGAGTCGCTGCCGATGTTCCTGTCCGGGCGGCTCTACGACGACGGGGTCATCGACCCGCGCGACACCCGCACCGTCCTCGGCCTGTGCCTGTCCGCGATCCACACGGCCCCCTACGAGGGCGCGCGCGGCGGCTTCGGCGTCTTCCGGATGTGA
- a CDS encoding acyclic terpene utilization AtuA family protein, whose product MREMLTGGPLDVLTGDYLAELTMLILGRDRLKDPARGYAKTFLRQLEECLGLAHERGVRIVANAGGLNPSGLAAATRELARRLGIPAEVAYVEGDDLTDRYPGALTAHAYLGGAGIAECLRAGADIVVTGRVTDAALVTGPAAAHFGWAPTDHDRLAGAVVAGHILECGTQATGGNYAFFAERDPRDLRHPGFPLAEIHEDGSAVITKHDGTGGFVDVGTVTAQLLYETQGARYAGPDVTARLDTVTLTEEGPDRVRVTGVRGEAPPPTLKVGLNRLGGFRNEVVFVLTGLDIEAKAALVKAQVEDAFGRVKSRPHDVSWELARTDQVDAATEETASALLRLVVRDAREEAVGRALSGAAIELALGSVPGFHVTAPPGKGAPYGVFEAAYVERGAVEHVAVLPSGERRPVAEGASGGTSGDPLVPRELPTKPSLPEPLPPGPTRLAPLGRVAGARSGDKGGDANLGVWVRDDDAWRWLVHELTVDRIRELLPEVRGLTVTRHELPNLRALNFVVEGLLGEGVAAQARFDPQAKGLGEWLRARHLDIPEVLL is encoded by the coding sequence ATGCGCGAGATGCTCACCGGCGGCCCCCTGGACGTCCTCACCGGCGACTACCTCGCCGAGCTGACCATGCTGATCCTCGGCCGCGACCGCCTCAAGGACCCGGCGCGCGGCTACGCGAAGACGTTCCTGCGCCAGTTGGAGGAGTGCCTCGGACTCGCCCACGAACGGGGAGTCAGGATCGTGGCCAACGCGGGCGGCCTGAATCCGTCCGGACTGGCCGCGGCGACAAGGGAGTTGGCGCGCAGGCTCGGCATCCCGGCCGAGGTGGCGTACGTGGAGGGGGACGACCTCACCGACCGCTACCCCGGCGCACTCACCGCCCACGCCTACCTCGGCGGAGCCGGAATCGCCGAGTGTCTGCGCGCGGGCGCGGACATCGTGGTGACGGGCCGCGTGACGGACGCGGCCCTCGTCACGGGACCGGCGGCCGCGCACTTCGGCTGGGCGCCGACGGACCACGACCGTCTGGCGGGGGCGGTGGTGGCGGGCCACATCCTGGAGTGCGGAACGCAGGCCACCGGAGGCAACTACGCGTTCTTCGCGGAGCGGGACCCCCGCGACCTGCGCCACCCGGGCTTCCCGCTGGCGGAGATCCACGAGGACGGCTCCGCGGTCATCACGAAGCACGACGGCACGGGCGGTTTCGTCGACGTGGGCACGGTCACCGCGCAGTTGCTCTACGAGACGCAGGGGGCGAGGTACGCGGGCCCGGACGTCACCGCGCGGCTCGACACGGTGACGCTCACGGAGGAGGGGCCGGACCGGGTGCGGGTGACGGGCGTACGGGGTGAGGCGCCGCCGCCGACGCTGAAGGTGGGCCTGAACCGTCTGGGCGGCTTCCGCAACGAAGTGGTGTTCGTGCTGACGGGGCTGGACATCGAGGCCAAGGCGGCACTGGTCAAGGCGCAGGTGGAGGACGCGTTCGGAAGAGTGAAGTCCCGTCCACATGACGTGAGTTGGGAACTGGCCCGTACCGATCAGGTGGACGCGGCGACCGAGGAGACGGCGAGCGCCCTGCTGCGGCTCGTGGTGCGTGACGCGCGGGAGGAAGCGGTCGGCAGGGCGCTCAGCGGCGCGGCGATCGAGCTGGCGCTCGGCAGCGTTCCCGGCTTCCACGTGACGGCCCCGCCGGGCAAGGGCGCGCCCTACGGGGTCTTCGAGGCGGCGTACGTGGAGCGGGGCGCGGTGGAACACGTGGCCGTGCTGCCGAGCGGCGAACGCAGGCCCGTCGCCGAGGGGGCGTCGGGCGGCACATCGGGCGACCCCCTCGTACCGCGCGAGCTGCCCACGAAACCCTCGCTCCCCGAACCCCTCCCCCCAGGCCCCACCCGCCTCGCCCCTCTCGGCCGCGTCGCGGGCGCCCGCAGCGGCGACAAGGGCGGCGACGCCAACCTCGGCGTCTGGGTGCGCGATGACGACGCGTGGCGGTGGCTGGTCCACGAGCTGACCGTCGACAGGATCCGCGAACTCCTGCCCGAGGTGAGGGGCTTGACCGTCACGCGCCACGAGCTGCCCAACCTGCGCGCCCTGAACTTCGTCGTGGAGGGGCTGCTCGGCGAAGGCGTCGCCGCGCAGGCCCGTTTCGATCCGCAGGCCAAGGGCCTGGGGGAGTGGCTGCGCGCCCGCCACCTGGACATACCGGAGGTTCTGCTGTGA
- a CDS encoding TIGR03084 family metal-binding protein encodes MSDVLPVLVDLRRESEELDRLVGQLPHERWAAETPAPGWTVAHQIAHLAWTDRAALLAATDPTAFADEVAKAAAAPDSFVDDGAEEGAALPPAELLARWRAARDDLWNVLSEAPAGTRLPWYGPPMAAPSMATARLMETWAHGQDIADALGVAREPTDRLRHVARIGVRARDFAYAVRGLTPPQEEFRVELTSPVTGETWQYGPADAPQRVTGPALDFCLLVTRRAHRADLGVRAQGPDADRWLDIAQAFAGPPGAGRPPRKGAAQ; translated from the coding sequence GTGTCCGATGTTCTGCCTGTGCTCGTCGACTTGCGCCGTGAGAGTGAGGAACTCGACCGGCTCGTAGGCCAGTTGCCGCACGAGCGATGGGCGGCAGAGACCCCCGCCCCCGGCTGGACCGTCGCGCACCAGATCGCCCACCTCGCCTGGACCGACCGCGCCGCACTCCTCGCCGCCACCGACCCCACCGCCTTCGCCGACGAAGTCGCGAAGGCCGCCGCCGCCCCCGACTCCTTCGTGGACGACGGGGCCGAGGAGGGCGCCGCCCTCCCGCCCGCCGAGCTCCTCGCCCGCTGGCGCGCCGCCCGCGACGACCTGTGGAACGTCCTCAGCGAGGCCCCCGCGGGCACCCGCCTGCCCTGGTACGGCCCACCCATGGCCGCCCCCTCCATGGCCACCGCCCGCCTCATGGAGACCTGGGCCCACGGCCAGGACATCGCCGACGCCCTGGGCGTGGCGCGCGAGCCCACCGACCGCCTCCGGCACGTGGCCCGCATCGGCGTACGGGCGCGCGACTTCGCGTACGCCGTGCGGGGACTGACCCCGCCGCAGGAGGAGTTCCGGGTGGAGCTGACGTCCCCCGTGACGGGGGAGACCTGGCAGTACGGACCCGCCGACGCACCCCAACGCGTCACGGGCCCCGCCCTGGACTTCTGCCTCCTCGTCACCCGCCGAGCCCACCGAGCGGACCTCGGCGTGCGAGCCCAAGGGCCGGATGCCGACCGGTGGTTGGACATCGCTCAGGCGTTCGCAGGGCCGCCGGGGGCAGGTCGCCCTCCGCGTAAGGGGGCCGCCCAGTGA